One Puniceicoccaceae bacterium DNA segment encodes these proteins:
- a CDS encoding sigma-70 family RNA polymerase sigma factor: MSLLTNTLVVGGEMQTAKTIAATMAEDASLTQKEADRLLVERVQNGDVAAYDILVHRYRERLYSVVYNLTSNREDALDLTQEAFIKAFQSINRFRGNSSFYTWIYRIAVNNTLSHLKKYRNRKYLSFDNLDNEASQSDIFEAVASKTKTEKATLLKELHEKLNEALQKLSLKHRSVVVLFEIEGMSHEQIAEILKCSVGTVRSRLHYAKQQLKLYLKDFVD, encoded by the coding sequence ATGTCCCTTCTCACAAACACACTGGTGGTTGGAGGAGAGATGCAGACTGCAAAGACCATAGCTGCAACCATGGCTGAGGATGCCAGCCTTACTCAAAAGGAGGCGGATCGCTTATTGGTTGAACGCGTGCAAAACGGGGATGTTGCCGCCTACGATATTTTGGTACACCGTTATCGCGAACGCCTGTACTCCGTGGTCTACAATTTGACTTCCAACCGGGAGGATGCGCTGGATCTTACACAGGAGGCCTTCATCAAGGCTTTTCAGTCGATCAATCGCTTTCGCGGCAATTCCTCGTTTTATACCTGGATTTACCGGATTGCGGTCAACAATACGCTCAGCCACCTCAAAAAATACCGCAATCGCAAGTATCTCAGCTTCGACAACCTCGATAACGAAGCTTCGCAATCTGATATTTTTGAGGCAGTGGCTTCAAAAACCAAGACCGAGAAAGCAACCCTGCTCAAGGAATTGCACGAAAAATTGAACGAAGCGCTGCAGAAGTTGTCTCTTAAACATCGTAGTGTGGTGGTTCTGTTTGAAATTGAAGGAATGAGTCATGAGCAGATTGCGGAAATCCTTAAGTGTTCTGTGGGTACGGTTCGTTCTCGTTTACATTATGCCAAGCAGCAGCTGAAGTTGTACCTCAAAGATTTTGTCGATTGA